The nucleotide window agggagtagaaaaagaggaaggccaaacaagagatggattgattgcataaaggaagccacagacctgaacttacaagatctgaacagggtggttcatgatagatgctcttggagatagctgattcataggatcaccataagtcgcaattgacttgaaggcacataaaacgtTAGCCAACTTGGATACTTGTgaagaaagtaaataaatatacaaagatCATTATATGGTCATGTCTCTGTCATGCTGTCCAGTGTGGAAGAGTGCTATATAATTCTGCAAAATGGTCACACAAACAGCCATTGCATTCGTATTCATTTCCTGGTTCTCAAGACTTTTCCCCTGTTACCGGAAGTCATtagcccagcctttcctaactagtgggccacccaatgttgttggaccacaactcccatcagcctcagccagcattggcaatggtcaggaaaaatgggaattgtggtccaacaacatctggtggcccactagttgggaaaggctgcattagccTATATGGTTTCTTAGTCAGGTCTCTTCAACTGTAGCATCTGGAGAAGATGGTATCCAAGCATTTCCACAAAGACAATGCATGAAAAGGTGGTGACAGTATTAAATTAATTTCTAAATAAAGTTCACATTAATCAAGGAATAACAGGAATCCAAGTACAGTACTATGGCAGAATGACAGAAGGCAGAATGGGATAAGACAGGCAACAAATACCACAGAGAAGCAGCATCTCTTCAAGGTTTCATTCCAGTAAAGTGAAgttgtattaaaatatttttaacaacaacaaacatggaAATAGCCAATAGAGCTTCACTTCTATACAATGGAGTCATGAAGAGATGCTGCTTCTCTGAGGTGTTttgcaaatgcacagttgtaaaatGCTGGAAACGTAAACAGAAATTCTGGTGATTAACCCTCCTGAGCAGATTTTGGTGGCATGTGGGGATGCAACACAATTGTTCATAAAGGTTCTGCACATCCCTTTTGTTTCAGAGGGAAAGGAGACATGAAACATAACTCCTGAGAAGACCCTAAGGgacaaaaagatttctcacatctttccccagtttttggtggtaattcctaggcacaaaaacaaaacaactggacaatccaaatattaatatgcaaatatttgcataatatgcaaatggtatgcaaatattttgtataatatgcaaattagcctgcccggatttgtggaactggaatatggcaaccctaacccagagctgccctgcccctAGGCACgctaggtctggtacgggaggaggtccatgggggttgacaccatgagttaccgcaccgggtgacaccaaccctagtgacgccactgttggTTACTGGATTCCATAAGCCTCATGGTGTAGTCTATCTTAATAGGGACCCCTCCCCTGCAGGTGGGGATTGGTGCTGTCAGACCAAACTTTACCAGGCAgcggtctgaccatgacagtgcaGTAATTTCAACCCACCTAATGTCTCTACCATCCTCCTCCAATTCTGAGTTCAAGTCTAGATTGAGTGTGTGTCCTGCTCTATATGTTGGACTAGTGAAAACTGAGACATTCACAATAGCTCCATGCAAAGATCTTCCTTGTATGTAGTTGAAACTACCATGAGAAAAACCACACTGTGCAGTGTTTATGATGACTTGCTATGTCAGCCCTGATGACATCATCAGAATGCACATGGATTGTGACAACAATAAGCAGTGAGATGGGGGTTTTATCCTCTTTTTGTTAGCTAGAAGAAACGTTAGAGGTCTAGACTCATTTGCAAACTTTATAATGTGTTACTAGCTTCATCCTTCTGAAGATAATGTCTTGTCTGATCCCCATGGACCTCAGGAGAGTGAAGAATCTTCAGGCCTTGGCCAATGCATATAGCCAAGATCCTGGGCTTGTGGGAGAAAAGCAGCTTGCTGTATTGCGGGCCCATGTGGAGAATATATTACACACTTACACAGATGCCTCGGGGAGAAAGGCAGATGAAGAGGAATTTGAAGTCACAAACTGTGATGAAAGTGATTTTGAAATTGACGAGGACAATGAGACTGTTGAACCAGACCAAGATATTCTGCAAGAAATGGGAGATGAAAATGTGAGACTTACCAGTGAGATGATGGATCAGGCTGACGAAAAGAGGGAAgaagcttttgatgccattgataAAGGTAACCTTCAAAGAGCCATTGAATTGTTTACAGGTGCCATCAAGTTGAACCCCCAGTCCAGTGTCACATATGTGAACCGAGCAAGCACCTTTGTAAAACTAAAGAGACCTAATGCTGCCATCAGAGACTGTAAGAAGGCATCTGAGCTCAACCAGAAATCTGCACAGCCATATAAGTGGCAAGGGAAGGCTCACATGCTCCTAGGGCATTGGGAGGAAGCTGCTGAAGACTTCACAATGGCTTGCAAACTTGATCATGATGAGGAAAGCCATGCTTTGCTTCAGGTGGTGCAACTTAAAGTTCAGAGAATCATGGAGTATCGCCACAAATGTGAGCAAAAGCAAGAGCTAAAGGAAATTCAAGAAAGGTTAGAAAAAGTCAGACTAGCCCTGGAGGAACAAGATAGAATGCAGAGAGAGGAGAATCCTTGGGATGAAATGGCTAGAGCAGGTCGGAAACATCTCAGATCTTTCCTTACCCTTTTAGATCCCAGGGTGATGATGGCATTCCTGGATGTGGTTTGGAATCCAGAAAACATCTACAAATACCGAAAGAACAATGTGATAATTAAGTTCACTCACAAACATTAATTTGAAGGTCAACTATAAGTGGCCTCATAACTAAATAAACTCACACTTAGAAAGAAAtctctctcattctttcttttctctccttttgCAAAACTAGTTATGAAATTAAGAATAACTTTAATGAAATGGCTCCATATGTAgtacaaataaacaaacacataagaaaaatgcaaactattTGGGGTTCAGAATTTTAACTAAAATGTTAATGGCAAATATGTCAATAAATTAATTTATATTTGAATAAGCACATTCAGATAAAGATGAGCAGGTCAGGGTGTAGTGAGACTTAAATAAAGTTCAAAATAATGTGTGCCTCCCTAGTGTTTTCTGAATACTGATCCTAAACACATGAACTCCAATCTAACTACAGGTAGTTATTGTTTGCGAGTGAAGGgacgaaataagacaaggacacatcagcttgggttgaacaagggccactttattaaactatacaaaaacaccttttaaagtgacctgcagagggaaacctaggtgcggaactatctataagcaagcatcttgccatacagctcacaggcgaccagcccctgcttgggacaagggcaagccccatctgcttaccccttccgccagccacacccagtaggtgagtaggggggccttcccatgtcatccccacccgggaccgtataatccctgggtagatgaggataagttggccccagaagcagcccatatcctgctctagagccgtaaagccctgagagacaggccctctggaactgccaatcacctccaaaggtgcctaagggggccaccgagctgtccttacctatttccctttccgcaccttcccgccacaaaaaggggacaaatctctatttagtccccttttacccactgccgagaagcacctctcgcagacacctctgcaggtctgccaaaaagacgttacctgcatcagacaggtgaacgccatcggccctgtacagttcacccatccaatgctgaatgcagggtgtgaaatagccaacccccctgccccagaatagccaaccgaatttgccggttgaccttctttcaagcttggtccatccctatcgggctccagacatcacgccaaacccttcgcgggactatgtctgaccaaagcagacgtacccaaggccgacgttgccttattaactcatgccatgcatgcctgccaaacttagggccatgccctttcgttgcaactgagggccatgcccttaagtaaccgaggccatcgttgcctcctgaactgcatgtccacacatgcctgccaaactgagggccatgcccttccgttgcctcgccaactgcatgtccgcacatgcctgccaaactgagggccatgcccttaagtaaccgaggccatcgttgcctcctgaactgcatgtccgcacatgcctgccaaactgagggccatgcccttaagtaaccgaggtcatcgttgcctcctgaactgcatgtccgcacatgcctgccaaactgagggccatgcccttccgtcgcctcctgaactgcatgtccgcacatgcctgccaaactgagggccatgcccttccgttgcctcgccaactgcatgtccgcacatgcctgccaaactgagggccatgcccttaagtaaccgaggccatcgttgcctcctgaactgcatgtccgcacatgcctgccaaactgagggccatgcccttaagtaaccgaggccatcgttgcctcctgaactgcatgtccgcacatgcctgccaaactgagggccatgcccttccgtcgcctcctgaactgcatgtccgcacatgcctgccaaactgagggccatgcccttccgttgcctcgccaactgcatgtccgcacatgcctgccaaactgaggaccatgcccttaggtaaccgaggccatcgttgcgtcccgaactgcatgtctacacatgcccgccacctgagggccttgcctcaaatactgaggtcattcccaactcggggaatgaccaccacatgcagagatgtctgcactgaaccaagctggaacaaagtgggtaggagctcgtcccaaagtattcctcgccagccaagccaccacactgcagcccattgactgaggcctaactgtaagccgaggatagggtgcgcagctgctccatccctgtccagcaacattgccggtccatcaatgttatacaggtacaactcccttccctggagacatatgattgctggagggcccgtcgagacaaatctcccttggatccggccaccacctcacctatccaaaaagctccaaaaaccagcataagggctgccgcctggaatagtctggcttcatagcttgaggagcatactgtttttcactggcccaccatattcaataaaatgtcccgtgagaaagggcaacggggatcgagggtggcagggtgttctctagcccacccagctaacatacggtggactctgaagtccctggaataagtgggaaaatcatcagcctttacctcgaagtgcttggactgagaggcccagtctccagcctgATCCACAATTCCTGGATTAATGTGCAGATAGGAATATAGCTATTCATTTGATTTAACACTTCTCCGAACGACTTGCAACAATGCCAGAACTGCTGATTGCAGCTCCGTTACTGCTTGGAGTCAAAACCTTAGTTGTTAAAGAAAATGGGGGAG belongs to Rhineura floridana isolate rRhiFlo1 chromosome 11, rRhiFlo1.hap2, whole genome shotgun sequence and includes:
- the LOC133368052 gene encoding putative protein FAM10A4; the encoded protein is MDLRRVKNLQALANAYSQDPGLVGEKQLAVLRAHVENILHTYTDASGRKADEEEFEVTNCDESDFEIDEDNETVEPDQDILQEMGDENVRLTSEMMDQADEKREEAFDAIDKGNLQRAIELFTGAIKLNPQSSVTYVNRASTFVKLKRPNAAIRDCKKASELNQKSAQPYKWQGKAHMLLGHWEEAAEDFTMACKLDHDEESHALLQVVQLKVQRIMEYRHKCEQKQELKEIQERLEKVRLALEEQDRMQREENPWDEMARAGRKHLRSFLTLLDPRVMMAFLDVVWNPENIYKYRKNNVIIKFTHKH